The genomic segment GCCTCTGGGATCCTTGAGCTTCCCCAGCTCGTTCACCGCATCCCAACGCTTCTTCCAGTTCGGATCCCTGGTGGCTCGCAGGAGTTGCTCCAAGCTGTCGCCGGTCGAACCGCTCTCGGATCCTTGGTCGAGCCGCCCACCGCCGGCGCCTGCCGGCGACGATTCTGTCGCCGCACCGACTTGGGCGCGATCGCCAGCTGGTCGGACGGCGGTTTTCGACGGCTCCCCGGACAACCGAAGACCGACCGGGTCGGCTCGACCATTGGGCAGCTCCTTTGCCGAGGTTGCCATAAAGGCGGCCGTCGGCCAGACCGCGAACAGAAACGCGCCCAACCGCGCCGCGGCCGTCAGCCCTTTTCGGATCCGTGTCAGGATCGAACCGGAGTCGCGCGAGGGAGTCATGGACCACACCCGGAAGCCTTGCAGGCGAGAGGCGCTGCTGACTCGTCTCTCGCCTGCGTCAGACCTTCCAAGAATCGAGGCCCGACGGACGGCATGCGTGCTCTTAGTCGTCGGTCGGCTCCAAGCTGGCAAGCGCGCTGCCCGCGTGGACCATGTTCGGGCCAACGGCGTGCTCAACCTGGATCATGAAGATCCTGGCCGATCGCAGCGCCCAGGGCAGTTCGACCTTGAGCTGGATCAGCCCGGTACGCAGCACGGTGACCACCCAGTCGACCTCGAGAGCCGCCGAACCCTCGACCGCGAACACGTCCGTGACCGCCGCATCGACCGGCGTTCCGGACTCGCTCGACAGCAGGACGAAAGTCGGCCCCTTGCTGTATGCGTGGTCGTCCTCGTCATACCGCGATTGCTGCACGATCTCGACGTCGACCTTGGCCAAGGCAAAAAGACCGTCAATGTCCGTCCTGACACCTCCAACCTCGGCCTCGACGGCATCGGCTTTGGCCTTAAGGTCAAGGGCAGTCTCCTCGATGCTTCCGAGCGACCTGTAAAGCTCGGAGAACATGGGAAAGGCACTGATCGGCGGGCCGCCCTCGGGAGTCGGAATGCCGGGGATCTGGAACCCCAAGAGATACAGCAGCAGCTCGACGGACAGGCCATCGTCGTCGCCATCGGACAGGCGGTCTTGGATTTCCTGCGGCAGGTTGCCGATTTCGGTCTGCAAGAAATCCAACTTGGCTTCAAGTGAGTTAACTCCACCCAGCACTTGGTTAGAGGCATTGTTGATGGTGTCGAATTCCGCGCCCAGGCTGTTCCAGCGGTGGGGCCAGTCTTCACCGACAAAGTTCAGATTCTCGACGCTGAGGGCGCCTAGGAGATCCAGCTTGGCCTCGGCCACCGATAGGGCTTCGAGAATCGCCTCCAGTCCGTCGGGCACGCCCTCCCCGTCGACGAAGAATCCCGTGTTGATCGAGGTGAAGGCTTGCCCGTCCTGGCTACTGTCTGTCGCGCAGTCGAAGACCTCCAGCATCGGCCCGAAGCCTTGGAACAAGGAGTCCTCCGACGGGTCACAGGGGAGGAAGACCAGTGTGCCGATTTCAGCGAGTGTCTCCAACTTGACCCGAAATGCGGTCAAACCCTCGGCGAGGATATCGAGCCGGGGACCCGGCGCATCGAGCGGCACGGGGAGGCCGCCATCAAAGGTCGTCACCGTCATTCGAAACCGGGTTTCAATCACCACCTCGTTGGTCCCGCTGTTGGTCGCATTGCGAATGGGACTGCTGCCTGTCCATACCGCCACGCCCTGCGATAGCAGCGACAAGCCAGGGCTGAACGTCAATGTCTCGCCGGTTGTTCCGTCGAAGCCGCCATCGAGAGAAAGGCTCACGCCGAATTCAGCAAGGCCCCACTGAAAGGCTGAAAAGTTTGTGATATCGATGCCTGAATAGGTGATGACCTTGCCACCCGCGAACCCCAATTCCTGAGCGCTGCCCGGGTTTGATTCGACGGCCAGAATGCCGAGTTCCGCCGCCGGTTTCGGTCCAATGAGCTGGGCGGCCGCGGGCGATGCAGCACCGAGCGTCGCCGCCAGTGCAAGGCCGTTGAGACCTGTAAGGACATTGTTCCAAAGTCGATCGTACATCTTGCTTGCTCCCTTCCTTAAAATCGTTGGCCGTTTGTCGCGGAGATTGATCCGCATGGCCCAAAAGGGTCCGCTGCCGTACGAAATCCTGGATATGCGCTCCTCTATCTGACCATGGCCCGACCTTCGGCGGGCAACGCCGAATGCCAGGCCGGGTTGTCGAAAGACTGCTTTGTTGGGAGCGGACCCGCCGAAGGGGGTCGCCAAAACGCAGCATCCCAAAATAGGATCTGCTTGCCCGTTTGAGGTCGGGCTTTTCTCATGTTGGCCCCCCAGCCCAATCGGCGAAGAGACCCATCCAGCCCGAACGGTGATCTAAACCAAATACGCCATGGCCGTTAAAGGCTCTAAAACTCGCTGGCGCTAATCAAGAATTTGGATGTGCACTTCGCCGCGATTATGGTGGGCTGTTTACGCGCGACGGGCAAGTGTTTTCGTGGCGACCCCAGGGACGGGACGGCACTTTGCCCGCTGCAGGCGAGTTTCCTCGACGCGCGCACTACCCTCCCGGCAGCTTCGGCGTGCCCTTGACCGCGACCTCCGGCAGGCGACCCTCCTCGGCGGCGTGACAGGCAACTTCGGCGCCGTCCAGCGGCAGGAGGCGCGGCGTCTCCTGGCGGCAGCGGTCGTTGGCCAGCGGGCAGCGCGGGTGGAAGTGGCAGCCCGGCGGCGGCGTGATCGGGTTGGGCACCTCGCCGGCCACGGGGATGCGCCGCCGGCCGGTCATCTCGAGGTCCGGGATCGCGTCGAGCAGCATGCGGGTATAGGGGTGCTTGGGCCGGCTGAAGAGCTGGCGCCGCTCAGCCCACTCGACGAGGCGTCCCAGGTACATGACGCCGACCGCATCGGAGATGTGGTAGACGACCGCCAGATCGTGGCTGATGAAGAGATAGGTCAGGCCGAACTGTCGTTGCAGGTCCTTCATCAGGTTCAGGATCTGAGCCTGGACCGAAACGTCGAGCGCCGAGGTCGGCTCGTCGCAGACCAGGAAGTCCGGCTGGCTGGCGAGCGCCCGGGCGATCGAGATGCGCTGGCGCTGGCCGCCGGAGAACTCGTGAGGAAACTTCTCGCCGTCGGCCGGCGCCAGGCCGACCTGGCGCAGCAGTGCACCGACCCGCTGAATGATCTCCGGCTTGTCGGTCATCAGCCGGTGGGCACGGATCGGCTCGGCCACGATGTCGGTGACCCGCCAGCGCGGGTTTAGGCTGGCATAGGGGTCCTGGAAGATCATCTGAAACCGCCGGCGCACCGGCCCGATCTCTTCCTGGCGCTTCAATTGGCTGAGATCGTTTCCCTCGAACACGATCCGGCCCCGGGTCGGCTGGTAGAGACCGACCACCAACCTGGCGACGGTCGACTTGCCGCAACCGGACTCGCCGACCAGGCTGAAGGTCTGGCCCTTGGGAATGGTGAAGCTGACCCCGTCGACCGCCTTGAGGATCGCCCGCTTCTCGCCCTGGATCACGCGGTTCAGCCAGGGAGGAGAGACATCGAAGAACTTGGCCACATCCTGGGCCTCGAGCACGGCCCCCCGGTCCCGGGCGCCCGCGGCCTGTTCCGGTGCCGTGGTTTCAGCCACCGGCCCGCTCCCCTTTCGCCTCGCCGTCGAACAGCCAGCAGGCGGCGTCCGTCGCTCCGGCGGGCAGCAGCTCCGGCCGCTCGCTGAGGCAGCGCTCGAAGACCTTGGGGCAGCGCGGGTTGAAGGCGCAGCCGGAAGGAATCTCGGTCAGCCGCGGCATGGCGCCGTCGATCTGGGTCAGGCGCTCGACCTCGTGGCCGACGGTCGGGATCGAGCCCATGAGGCCGTGGGTGTAGGGATGCCCGGCCTTGCGGATCACGTCGGCGACCGGGCCGATTTCGGCGATCCTGCCGGCATACATGACGGCGACCCGGTCGGCGGTCTCGGCAATCACCCCCATGTCGTGGGTCACCAGCATGACCGCCGTCCCGTGGTCGCGGCACAGGCGCTTCAGCAGCGAGATGATCTGCGCCTGGATCGAGACGTCGAGCGCGGTGGTCGGCTCGTCGGCGACAATCAGACGCGGGTTGACCGCGAGCGCCAGGGCGATCACGACGCGCTGGCGCATGCCGCCCGAGAACTGGTGGGGGTACTGATCAATGCGCCGCTCCGGCGCCGGAATGCCGACCTCGGTGAGCAGCTCCACGGCGCGGTCCCGGGCCTTGCGTTCGGCGGTGCCGGTATGGGTGCTGATCGTCTCGGTCAGTTGCCGGCCGACCGTGTAGAGCGGATTGAGGCTGGTCAGCGGATCCTGGAAGACCATGCCGATCTTGGCGCCGCGCAGCCGTCGCAGGCGCTCGTAGGGCAGATTGTCGATCCGGTCGCCCTCGAACAGGATCCGGCCGCCGGCGACCCGTCCCGGCGGTTCCAGCAGGCCGATGATGGCGGCGCCCGTCAGCGACTTGCCGGCCCCCGACTCGCCGACCACGCCCAGGACCTCGCCCTCGTCGATGTGGAAGGAGATGTCGTCGACCGCGACCAGCAGCCCGCGCCGGGTCGGAATCTCGATGCGCAGGTTCTCGACCTTGAGCAGCGGCTGGTTGCGCCTCCCGGTTTCTCCCGCCTGGGCCATGGGGTCACCGCAGCTTCGGATTAAGCGCGTCGCGCAGCCAGTCTCCCAGCAGGTTGACGGCCAGGACCAGGATCGCGAGGCCGGCGCCCGGGAAGATCGTGATCCACCATTCCCCGGAGAAGAGGAAGTCGTTGCCGACCCGGATCAGCGTGCCCAGCGAGGGCGAGGTGGCCGGCACGCCGACGCCGAGGAACGACAGGGTCGCCTCGGTGATGATGGCGATCGCCAGATGGATGGTCGCGATCACCAGCACCGGTCCCATAACGTTGGGCAGGACGTGGCGAAGCATGATCATCAGCTTGGAGACCCCGATAACCCGCGCGGCCTGGACGTACTCCTTGTTCTTCTCGATCATGGTCGAGCCGCGAACGGTGCGGGCATACTGCACCCAACCGGAGATGCCGATCGCGAAGACCAGCACGTAGAACCAGAGATCGTCGTGCAGGTCGCGGGGAATAATGCCGCGCGCCACGCCGTCGATCAGAAGCGCGATCAGGATGGCGGGAAAGCTGAGCTGGACATCGGCGATCCGCATGATCACTGCGTCGGTCGTGCCCCCGAGGTAGCCGCTGAGCAGCCCGAGACCGATGCCGAGGACCATGGCGAAGGCGACCGAGGCGAAGCCGACGCCGAGGGAAATGCGCGCGCCGTAGATGATGGTCGAGAGCACGCCGCGTCCCTGATCGTCGGTCCCGAGCAGGAAGCGGAGCTCGCCGTCGGCTTCCCAGGCGGGCGGCAGGAAGGCGTCGAGCAGGTCTACCTGGGCCAGGTCGAAGGGATCGTGCGGGGCGACCAGGGGCGCGAAGAGCGCCGACCCCATGAAGACTAGCGTGATCAGGGCTGCAACGACGGTGACCGGCGAGCGGCGGAAGGAGTACCAGAGGTCGCTGTCGAAGAAGCGCCGGACACCGTCGACAAGGTGGGCCCAGGGGCCGACGGCCGGCGCGTTGTCGGACTGGGCCGCCATCCTAACCGTGCCCGCCGGCGACCAGCTTGTCGACCCTGAGACGCGGGTCGACCGCATAGTAGAGCAGGTCGACGATCAGATTGATGGTGACGAAGAAGAAGGAGATCATCATGAGGTATGAGGCCATGACCGGGATATCGACCTCGTTGATCGCCTGGATGAACAGCAGGCCCATGCCCGGCCACTGGAACACGCTCTCGGTGATGATCGCGAAGGCGATGATCGAGCCGAGCTGAAGCCCGGTGATCGTAATCACCGGCACCAGCGTGTTCTTCAGCGCGTGGCCGAAGTTGATCGCCCGGTCGGTCAGGCCCCTGGCCCTTGCAAACTTGATGTAGTCGGTGCGCAGCACCTCGAGCATCTCCGAGCGGACCAGGCGCATGATCAGGGTCATCTGGAACAGCGCCAGCGTGATCGAGGGCATGATCAGCGCCTTGAGGCCCGAGGCCGTGGTGAAGCCGGTGGTCCACCAGCCGAAGGCCGCGACCTCGCCGCGGCCGAAGGTCGGCAACCACTGGAGCATGACGCCGAAGACGAGAATCAGGAGAATGCCGATCAGGAAGGTGGGCAGGGAGATTCCGATCAGCGAGATGGTCATGAAGAGCTTCGAGACGAAGCCTTCCCGATGGAGTCCCGTGTAGACGCCCATGGGCACGCCGACGGCGAGCGCCAGGATGGCCGCGACCAGGGAGAGCTCCAGGGTGGCCGGCAGGCGCTCGGCGATCAGCTGCTTGACCGGCCGCCGGTGCCGGTAGGAGATGCCGAAGTCGCCCTGCGCGGCGCGCAGCAGATAACGGCCGTACTGGAGGACGAAGGGGTCGTTGAGGCCGAGGCGCTCGCGCAGCGCCGCACGCTCCTCGAGCGAGGTGTCCTGGCCGACCATGTTGTTGATCGGATCGCCGACGAAGTTGAACAAGGAGAAGGCGATCAATCCGACGGCCAGCATCACGACGATGGACTGAAGCAGCCGGCGGACGATAAAGGCGATCATCGGCTTTGCCTGACCTTGGCGGCCAAAGGAGGGAAGCGAGGGCCCGGTACGGCGACCGGGCCCTCTGCCGTTTCGCTATCGCTACTTGACCACCGCGTAGCGCAGGTCGAACACGTTGTCGGGACGCTGGGCCAGGTCGACCCCGGTGCTGATGCCCCAGGACAGCGGCTGCTGGTGCAGCGCGATGTGGCCGACCTCTTCGCTGTGGATCTTGAAGGCCTCATCGATCAGCGCCTGCCTCTTGGCCGGATCGGTCTCGACCTGGATCATGTCGGTCAGCTCGGTGACCCGCTTGTTGCAGTAGCCGCCCAGGTTGAACAGCCCCTTGCCGTCTTGACGGCAAGACATGAGCGCCGAGATCGGGTTGTGGCTGTCGAAGGTCGACGGCGTCCAGCCGAGCAGGAAGAAGCTGGTGTCATAGTTGTTCTGGGCCAGCACCTTGGCGAAGTACTTCGACTTGGTCTGGGCCAGCACGTTCACCTTGACGCCGATCTTGGCCAGCATCGACGCTGCCGCCTGGCAGATCCGCTCGTCGTTGACGTAGCGGTCGTTCGGGCAGTCCATGGTCACCTCGAAGCCGCTGCCGTAACCGGCATCGGCCATGAGCTGCTTGGCCTTGGAGACGTCGGCGGCCGGACGGTTGTTGAGACCCTTGGTCCAGCCGTTGATCTGCGGCGCCACCATGAGGTTCGATGGCCAGGAAGCGCCGCGCATCACCTTCTTGCGGATCGCCTCGATGTCGATCGCCAGCAGGAAGGCCTCGCGGACCCGCTGGTCCTTGAAGGGATTCTTACCCTTGACGCTGGAATAGAGCAGCTCGTCGCGATCCTGGTCGAAGCCAAGGAAGATGGTACGCGCCTCGGGGCCGGTCAGCGGCTGCACGCCGTCGGCCGACTCGAGCCGGTCCCAGTCCTGCACCGGGACCGGATAGGCCATGTCCACGTCGCCCGCGATCAGCGCGGCCACACGGGTCGCATCCTGCCCGATCGGGGTGAAGATCGCTTCGCTGATGTTGCTGTCCATCTGGCCCCACCACTTGGGGTTCGGCACCAGGACGGTCTTCACGTCGGGCTGGCGTTCCCTCAGCATGAAGGGGCCGGTCCCGTTGGCGTTGAGGTTGGCGAAGTTGCCTTCGTCGCCACCCTTGACGTTGGTCGCGGTCACCGCGTTGTGCTGCTGGGACCACTCCTTGTCCATGATGTAGAAGATGCCGAGCTGCAGCGGCAGGATCGGGTTCGGCCCGTTGGTCACGAGGTCGACGGTGTAGTCGTCGACCTTCCTGGCCTCTTTGATGAGGCCCGCCACCACCTTGAGGTCGGATCCCTCGGAGCGGATGCGTTCGACCGAGAACAGCACGTCGTCGGCGTTGAAGGCGTTGCCGTTGTGGTACGTGACCCCCTGGCGCAGCGTGAATCGCCAGACCTCGGGCTCGATGTTCTCCCACTTGGTGGCCAGGCTGGGCAGCAGGTTCATGTCCTTGTCGCGCCGCACCAAGGCCTCGAAGATGTTGTCCTGGAAACCCAGCGTCATGGTCTCGAATAGGCCGTGGGGGTCCATGGTCTGGACATCGCCCTGGAAGGCCCAACGGAAGGTCTTGGCGTCCGCGCCTTGGGCGCAGGCCAGTATGAGGGCGGCAGAAGCCGCGAAGAGTCCCTTACGGAAGCCCATTTTACTCTCCCTGTGCATGTTCTTGCCGGCATCGGCCCGCTTCGGGCGGGCCCTTGCGGGTAGCCTAGTACGAGCCGGCGGCCCCGAACAAGGACCTTGCCCCGGCCCAGGAAGGCCGCGGTCTACAGCCGATTCTTGACGATCTCACCGTCCTTCATCACCAGCACCACCCGCTCGCCTTCGCCGTCGAAGACCGAGAGGTCCTCGAGCGGATTGCCGTCGAGCACGATCATGTCCGCCAGGGCGTCCGGGGCGATCCGGCCCAGCTCGCCGCTCCGGTTGAGCAGCTCGGCGTTGGTCGCCGTCGCCGACAGCAGGATCTCCCGGATGCCCAGGACTTCGCTGCGAATCCTGAACTCGCTGAGCTGGTGAACGTGCATCTTGCCCAGGAGGTCGGTACCGAACGCGGTCTTCGCGCCGGCCGACTTGAGCACCTCGAGGGCGCGGATGCCGGCCTCCCGGACCTCGCCCAGCTTCTGCAGGCTGATCTCCGGGAAGCCCGAATCCCGGCCGTAGCGGTGGGCCGCCTGGTAGGTCGCCAGGGTCGGCACCACGAAGGCGCCCCGCTCGGCCGCGTAGGCCGCGGTCTCCGCGTCGATCAGGTTGCCGTGTTCGATCGAGCGGACCCCGTACTCGAGGCAGCGCCGGATCGCCTCGGCGGTGTAGACGTGGGCCATGACATAGGTCTTCCAGGAACGGGCTTCCCAGACCGCGGCGCGGATCTCCTCTTCCGAATACTGCAGGTTCCAGATCGGGTCGGACGGCGAGGCGACGCCGCCCGATGCCATGATCTTGATCTGGGTCGCGCCCTTGCGCAGCTCCTCCCTGGCCGCTCGGCGCACCTCGGTGACGCCGTCGGCGATCTGCGACAGCGAGAGGCCCCCCTGGCAGCAGAAGCAGTAGCCGGCCTGCTCGTAGGGACGGAAGTCGCCGTGGCCGCCGGTCTGCGACAGGGCCTTGCCGGAGAAGAACAGGCGGGGCCCCTTGATCAGGCCGGTCTCGACCGCCATCGCGAGGCCGTAGTCGGCGCCGCCCGCGTCGCGCACCGTCGTGAAGCCGCGCTGCAGAGCGCCTTCCAGGATCTCTCGGGCGTGCTGGTGGATCAGCGAGCGCGGCATGAGGTCGAGACGGCCGATATCGGGGTCCGCCGCCAGGGCGTGGAAGTGGGCGTCGATTAGCCCGGGCATCAGGAACCGGCCGGCGAGGTCGACCTCCCGGGCGTCGCCGGCCGTGAGCGGGCCGTCGGCGACTTCCTTGATTCGACCCTCCTCGACCAGGACCTGGGCGCCCTCCAGCGGCTCGCCCCCGGCGCCGTCCCAGAGCAACGCATTGCGGAAAAGTAGTCGCTCCATGGCGCCCCCCGTCCTTCGATTTTCCTCAGGCTAGTCCGCCGGGTCCCGGTCGCGCAACGCCGGCGGCGGTGCTTGACCAAAATCAAGGCGCGGCCCCCCGGACCGGTGTCAAGACCATGGGAGCTTTGGGAAAGTCGGGCTCGGACGGCTTGGCGCGGTCCACGGGAGGGAGTACCTTCGTAGAAGCGTCGAAGCCTCAAGCCCGAGGGAGCCAGTCATGGACCAGCGGCCAAACTCCGCAGCGAGCCGGGATGTCGCCTATCATCTGCATCCCTACACCAACGCCCGCAAGCACGAGGCCCAGGGGCCCCTTGTGATCGCCAAAGGCAAGGGCGTCTATGTCTACGACGACCAGGGCACGGAGTACATCGAGGGGCTGTCGGGGCTGTGGTGCACCGCGCTGGGCTTCAGTGAGAAGCGGCTGGTCAAGGCGGCGGAGCGCCAGATGTCGACCCTGCCCTACTACCACGCCTTCGCCCACAAGACGGCCGACG from the Kiloniellales bacterium genome contains:
- a CDS encoding ATP-binding cassette domain-containing protein — its product is MAETTAPEQAAGARDRGAVLEAQDVAKFFDVSPPWLNRVIQGEKRAILKAVDGVSFTIPKGQTFSLVGESGCGKSTVARLVVGLYQPTRGRIVFEGNDLSQLKRQEEIGPVRRRFQMIFQDPYASLNPRWRVTDIVAEPIRAHRLMTDKPEIIQRVGALLRQVGLAPADGEKFPHEFSGGQRQRISIARALASQPDFLVCDEPTSALDVSVQAQILNLMKDLQRQFGLTYLFISHDLAVVYHISDAVGVMYLGRLVEWAERRQLFSRPKHPYTRMLLDAIPDLEMTGRRRIPVAGEVPNPITPPPGCHFHPRCPLANDRCRQETPRLLPLDGAEVACHAAEEGRLPEVAVKGTPKLPGG
- a CDS encoding ABC transporter ATP-binding protein, yielding MAQAGETGRRNQPLLKVENLRIEIPTRRGLLVAVDDISFHIDEGEVLGVVGESGAGKSLTGAAIIGLLEPPGRVAGGRILFEGDRIDNLPYERLRRLRGAKIGMVFQDPLTSLNPLYTVGRQLTETISTHTGTAERKARDRAVELLTEVGIPAPERRIDQYPHQFSGGMRQRVVIALALAVNPRLIVADEPTTALDVSIQAQIISLLKRLCRDHGTAVMLVTHDMGVIAETADRVAVMYAGRIAEIGPVADVIRKAGHPYTHGLMGSIPTVGHEVERLTQIDGAMPRLTEIPSGCAFNPRCPKVFERCLSERPELLPAGATDAACWLFDGEAKGERAGG
- a CDS encoding ABC transporter permease, with product MAAQSDNAPAVGPWAHLVDGVRRFFDSDLWYSFRRSPVTVVAALITLVFMGSALFAPLVAPHDPFDLAQVDLLDAFLPPAWEADGELRFLLGTDDQGRGVLSTIIYGARISLGVGFASVAFAMVLGIGLGLLSGYLGGTTDAVIMRIADVQLSFPAILIALLIDGVARGIIPRDLHDDLWFYVLVFAIGISGWVQYARTVRGSTMIEKNKEYVQAARVIGVSKLMIMLRHVLPNVMGPVLVIATIHLAIAIITEATLSFLGVGVPATSPSLGTLIRVGNDFLFSGEWWITIFPGAGLAILVLAVNLLGDWLRDALNPKLR
- a CDS encoding ABC transporter permease — protein: MIAFIVRRLLQSIVVMLAVGLIAFSLFNFVGDPINNMVGQDTSLEERAALRERLGLNDPFVLQYGRYLLRAAQGDFGISYRHRRPVKQLIAERLPATLELSLVAAILALAVGVPMGVYTGLHREGFVSKLFMTISLIGISLPTFLIGILLILVFGVMLQWLPTFGRGEVAAFGWWTTGFTTASGLKALIMPSITLALFQMTLIMRLVRSEMLEVLRTDYIKFARARGLTDRAINFGHALKNTLVPVITITGLQLGSIIAFAIITESVFQWPGMGLLFIQAINEVDIPVMASYLMMISFFFVTINLIVDLLYYAVDPRLRVDKLVAGGHG
- a CDS encoding ABC transporter substrate-binding protein, translated to MGFRKGLFAASAALILACAQGADAKTFRWAFQGDVQTMDPHGLFETMTLGFQDNIFEALVRRDKDMNLLPSLATKWENIEPEVWRFTLRQGVTYHNGNAFNADDVLFSVERIRSEGSDLKVVAGLIKEARKVDDYTVDLVTNGPNPILPLQLGIFYIMDKEWSQQHNAVTATNVKGGDEGNFANLNANGTGPFMLRERQPDVKTVLVPNPKWWGQMDSNISEAIFTPIGQDATRVAALIAGDVDMAYPVPVQDWDRLESADGVQPLTGPEARTIFLGFDQDRDELLYSSVKGKNPFKDQRVREAFLLAIDIEAIRKKVMRGASWPSNLMVAPQINGWTKGLNNRPAADVSKAKQLMADAGYGSGFEVTMDCPNDRYVNDERICQAAASMLAKIGVKVNVLAQTKSKYFAKVLAQNNYDTSFFLLGWTPSTFDSHNPISALMSCRQDGKGLFNLGGYCNKRVTELTDMIQVETDPAKRQALIDEAFKIHSEEVGHIALHQQPLSWGISTGVDLAQRPDNVFDLRYAVVK
- a CDS encoding amidohydrolase family protein, giving the protein MERLLFRNALLWDGAGGEPLEGAQVLVEEGRIKEVADGPLTAGDAREVDLAGRFLMPGLIDAHFHALAADPDIGRLDLMPRSLIHQHAREILEGALQRGFTTVRDAGGADYGLAMAVETGLIKGPRLFFSGKALSQTGGHGDFRPYEQAGYCFCCQGGLSLSQIADGVTEVRRAAREELRKGATQIKIMASGGVASPSDPIWNLQYSEEEIRAAVWEARSWKTYVMAHVYTAEAIRRCLEYGVRSIEHGNLIDAETAAYAAERGAFVVPTLATYQAAHRYGRDSGFPEISLQKLGEVREAGIRALEVLKSAGAKTAFGTDLLGKMHVHQLSEFRIRSEVLGIREILLSATATNAELLNRSGELGRIAPDALADMIVLDGNPLEDLSVFDGEGERVVLVMKDGEIVKNRL